The Rhodococcus sp. ABRD24 genome contains the following window.
GCGTTCGGAGATGGATGCCCACGAGGCGGCGGTCCTGCGATCGCTGGTGACGTCGGTGTCCGGTCTGCTCGAGGACCGGGCCGCCTCGGCGCCCGCCGACGAGCTCACGGCCCTGACAGGCCTGCGGACGGGAAACAGCGAGACCCCTTCCGACGCCGTGCTGGCCCGGTTGCTACCGGACTTCCAACGCGGGGATCCGGACAGTCCTGACGCGGAGGGCGAGCGGGACAACGTCAACAGTGCGCTGCGCAGCCTGCACGAGCCCGAGATCATCGACCACAAGCTGGCCGCGGGGTCGGTGGTCCTGCGGACCGTGCCGGAGGCCGGCGGCAAGGTCGTCCTCACCCCGGAGCAGGCCGACGCCTGGCTGGCCGCGATCAACGACGTCCGGCTGGCGATCGGCACCAATCTCGGCATCGATGCGGACACCCCCGAAGTGCTGGAGGAGGGCGACCCGCGCGCACCACACCTCGACGTCTACCACTGGTTGACGTGGATGCAGGACTCGCTCGTGCAGGCGCTGCTCTCGTGAGGCCGCCTCGCCCCGGGCCCACCGACTCGCTCTCCGACATCGCCGGGGTGCTCGTCGGCCACCACACAGCCCTCGATGACGATGCGACTCTCGGCACCGGTGCCGCGACCGGATGCACGGTCGTCCTGGCGCCGACGGGCGCGACGGCCGGTGTCGACGTGCGCGGCGGCGGACCCGGCACCCGCGAGACCGACCTGCTCGATCCGAGTCATTCGGTCCAGCAGGTGCATGCGGTGCTGTTGACCGGTGGCAGTGCTTACGGCCTCGCGGCGGCGGATGGTGTCATGCGGTGGCTCGAAGAGAGCGGTCACGGAATCGCAATGGGGGCGCCCGGCCAGGTGGTGCCGATCGTGCCAGGTGCCGTGATCTTCGACCTGCCGGTCGGCGGATGGACTGTGCGGCCCACCGCCGAGTTCGGTTACCGCGCAGCCTCGGTGGCCACCGACGCGGTGGACCACGGATCCGTGGGCGCCGGTACCGGGGCCAGGGCTGGCGTGATCAAGGGCGGTGTCGGTTCTGCCAGCATCGTCATCGAGGGCGGACCCGCTGACGGAATCACGGTTGCCGCGCTCATGGTCGCCAATCCCGTCGGCTCGGTCTGGGACCCAGAGACGGGTCTGTTGTGGGGGATGTCTCTCGCGGACGCGCAGCGCCGGGGGATGCGGCTGCCTGCTCCGGAGGAACTGGCAGCCGCGAATGTGCTGGGGGAGAAGCTGACCGTCCTCAACACCACGATCGGTGTCGTTGCAACGGACGCGAGACTGTCGAAGGCGTCGTGCCGGAGAGTCGCCGTCGCCGGGCACGACGGACTGGCCCGAGCCATCCGGCCGGCCCATTCGCCGCTCGACGGTGACACGATCTTCGCGCTCGCGACCGGGACACACGAGACAACCTCGCCCGACGGCGTTCCCGCTGCCTTCCCCGCCGAACTACCGATCCTCGACGCCGTGTGCACCGCGGCGGCGCAGTGCGTCGAGCGGGCGATCGTCGACGCGATCTTGTCCGCCACCTCGGTCGCCGGGATCCCCAGCTACCGGGATGTCTTCCCGTCCGCATTCGGGGCCGCCGAGTGAGTACCGGCCGGGGCGAACTGCAGCCCACGTTGCGACGCCCGCGCCCGCAGTGGCAGCGCGCCGCGATGACCGTCGGCGGGTTCGTCGCGGTGCTGTACGTGCTCGAGGCCGTCGACACCGTGGCCGGCAATCGACTCGACGCCTGGGGGATCGAGCCGCGGACCCTCGACGGGCTGTGGGGGATTCTGTTCGCCCCGGTGCTGCATTTCGGCTGGGGCCATCTGCTGGCCAACACGGTTCCGTTACTCGTGCTCGGCTTCCTCGTACTGCTCTCGGGCATCGGTCGCGGGCTGGCTGCCACCGGGATCATCTGGGTGATCGGCGGCGTCGGGACGTGGCTCACGGGTGGGGTCGGCGCGCATCTCGGAGCCTCTGTCCTGGTGTTCGGCTGGCTCACGTTCCTACTGGTCCGGGGCATCTTCGCCCGTCATGTCGGCCAGATTCTGTTGGGCATTGTCGTGTTGTTCGTCTACGGCGGACTGCTGTGGGGTGTGCTGCCCGGGCAGGTGGGAATCTCGTGGCAGGGTCACCTCTTCGGGGCCCTGGGAGGCGTCGTGGCCGCGTGGGCGCTGACGCGACCGTCACAGGATTCCGGTGCGGTACCACCCGTCACAATCCGGTCGCAGATGTGAGTTGACGCCGCCGAAACTCGCCGAAGCTTTTTGTGGGCCGGGTGATCGTGGCAGCATGGTTTGCATGCGCATTACGGTCCTGGGATGTTCGGGCAGCGTCTCCGGACCCGACTCTGCCGCTTCGGGCTATCTGCTGACCGCTCCGGGTACCCCGCCGGTGGTCATGGATTTCGGCCCGGGTGTGCTCGGTGCCCTCCAGCGATACGCAGACCCAGGTGAGGCCACCATCCTGCTGTCGCACCTGCACGCCGATCACTGCCTCGACATGCCCGGACTGCTGGTGTGGCGCCGCTACCACCCGAACCGGCCCGCTGGCCGGGCTCTGGTCTACGGCCCGGCCGACAGCGCGTGCCGCATCGGTGTCGCCTCGGCGGAGTGTGGGGGCGAGCTCGACGACATCTCCGACACCATCGATCTGCGCGGCTGGTCCGACGGTCAGGTCGTGGAGATCGGCGAGCTGACCGTGCAGGCTCGCCAGGTGAACCATCCGCCGGAGTCCTACGGCTTCCGCGTCACCAGCGCCAATGGCCGCACCCTCGTGTACACCGGCGACACCGGGATGTGCGAATCGGTTGTGGAGCTGGCGCGGGGCGCCGACATTCTTCTGTCGGAGGCGTCGTGGACGCACGCTGCGGACCGGCCTGAGGGCATCCATCTGTCCGGCACGGAGGCAGGGCAGATTGCGGCTCGCGCCGGGGTCGGCGAACTTCTGCTCACCCACATTCCGCCGTGGACGTCTCGCGAGGACGTCATAGCCGAGGCCAAGGCAGAGTTCTCCGGACCCGTTCATGCGGTGTCTGCAGGAGACGTCTACGTCGTATGATCTCGCGCCCGGAGCCAGCCGTCCGCTGTCGACATACAGCGAAGACGACCGAAACGCGACGCCTTCAGCCGACGCCGGATATTCGATAGGCAAACGGGGCGACCGCTCGGCAGAATCTGGTCATGAACTACCAGTTCAGCGATGTGCAGGGCCATCCGTGGCTCGGTCCCCCGATCGACACCCGTCCACTTTTCGCGCCCGAGCAGGCTGCGCTCATCGCCACGCTGCGCGGCCTGGCACCCGCCGACTGGCGGAAGGAAGCGGTACCCGGCTGGACCGTGCGCGATCTTGCTGCACACCTCCTCGGCGACTTCTACGGACGGCTGGCCCGGGACCGCGACGGCCAGGTAGGACCTGGGTTCGCGCCGGGCGAGACCCTGGAGGCGTTCATCGACCGCATCAACGAGGAATGGGTTGTCGCCTTCTCCCGGGTGAGCCCCGCCGCGCTCATCGACACGCTGGACCTGGTTGGTGGGCAGGTAGTCCGGTACTTCGAGTCCGCCTCCCTCGACGCCCTTTCGCTGGGGGTGTCCTGGGCCGGTGTCGATCCGGCACCGATGTGGTTGGACCTCGCCCGGGAGCTCACCGAGTTCTGGACCCACCGCCAGCAGATCCGCCATGCCACTGGCCAAGGCACCGACCCGGATCCGCAGTCCATGTCCGTGGTCCTGGACACCTTCATGCGCGCTCTGCCGCACACCCTGCGTGACACCACCGCACCCGTCGGCACCCAGTTGCGGATGTGTGTCGACGGCCCGGCCGGCGGCACCTGGACTGCCACCGCCGCCGAGGACCGCTGGTCCTTGGCGGAGCCGGATCTTGGTCACCCGGCCGCCATCGTCCACCTGGACGCAGAGACGACCTGGCGCCTGTGCACCCGCGGAATCCAGCCTGACACCGCCCTCGCCCGCGCCGGCATCGAGGGTGACCGTGCAGTCGCCGAAGCCGCCTGCCGGATCGTGTCCATCATCGTTTGACGACTCGGTGGTGAAGATGACGGTCTACCTGCCGCGATGTTCCGCATCGGCGACCCTCGCGGGCACATGATGCGAACCCCGACAGCAACGCGGCATGTCCCGTCTGCTTTCGCTGCGTCTCGACATCCGCCTCGGCGACTAGGCTCTCGGAACGTGACGACACGAGAAGACGGTAGGACCGACGACCAGCTCCGCGAGGTTCGGATCACGCGGGGATTCACCAGCCATCCCGCGGGTTCGGTGCTGGTCGAGTTCGGCAGCACCCGGGTGATGTGCACGGCGAGCGTCGAGGAGGGCGTGCCCCGTTGGCGTAAGGGCTCCGGCCTCGGCTGGCTCACGGCCGAGTACGCGATGCTGCCCGCGGCCACCCATACCCGCAGCGGCCGCGAATCGGTCAAGGGCAAGGTCGGCGGCCGGACCCAGGAGATCAGCCGCCTGGTCGGCCGGTCGCTGCGCGCCTGCATCGATCTCGCTGCGATCGGCGAGAACACCATCTCCATCGACTGCGACGTTCTCCAGGCTGACGGTGGCACCCGCACCGCGGCGATCACGGGCGCTTACGTCGCGCTCGTGGACGCGGTCACCTACCTCCGCGCGGCCGGCCGCCTCGCGGACCCGCAGCCCATCTCGTGTGCCATCGCCGCTGTCAGCGTCGGTGTCGTGGGCGGTCGCGTCCGTCTGGACCTGCCCTACGAGGAGGACTCGCGGGCCGAGGTCGACATGAA
Protein-coding sequences here:
- the rph gene encoding ribonuclease PH, yielding MTTREDGRTDDQLREVRITRGFTSHPAGSVLVEFGSTRVMCTASVEEGVPRWRKGSGLGWLTAEYAMLPAATHTRSGRESVKGKVGGRTQEISRLVGRSLRACIDLAAIGENTISIDCDVLQADGGTRTAAITGAYVALVDAVTYLRAAGRLADPQPISCAIAAVSVGVVGGRVRLDLPYEEDSRAEVDMNVVATDTGTLVEIQGTGEGATFPRSTLDKMLDSALAGCEQLFEIQRAALAEPYPGVLPESKPQEPKKKAFGS
- a CDS encoding rhomboid family intramembrane serine protease, producing the protein MTVGGFVAVLYVLEAVDTVAGNRLDAWGIEPRTLDGLWGILFAPVLHFGWGHLLANTVPLLVLGFLVLLSGIGRGLAATGIIWVIGGVGTWLTGGVGAHLGASVLVFGWLTFLLVRGIFARHVGQILLGIVVLFVYGGLLWGVLPGQVGISWQGHLFGALGGVVAAWALTRPSQDSGAVPPVTIRSQM
- a CDS encoding DUF2017 domain-containing protein; its protein translation is MRTWTRKNSLGGLKLRSEMDAHEAAVLRSLVTSVSGLLEDRAASAPADELTALTGLRTGNSETPSDAVLARLLPDFQRGDPDSPDAEGERDNVNSALRSLHEPEIIDHKLAAGSVVLRTVPEAGGKVVLTPEQADAWLAAINDVRLAIGTNLGIDADTPEVLEEGDPRAPHLDVYHWLTWMQDSLVQALLS
- a CDS encoding P1 family peptidase, encoding MRPPRPGPTDSLSDIAGVLVGHHTALDDDATLGTGAATGCTVVLAPTGATAGVDVRGGGPGTRETDLLDPSHSVQQVHAVLLTGGSAYGLAAADGVMRWLEESGHGIAMGAPGQVVPIVPGAVIFDLPVGGWTVRPTAEFGYRAASVATDAVDHGSVGAGTGARAGVIKGGVGSASIVIEGGPADGITVAALMVANPVGSVWDPETGLLWGMSLADAQRRGMRLPAPEELAAANVLGEKLTVLNTTIGVVATDARLSKASCRRVAVAGHDGLARAIRPAHSPLDGDTIFALATGTHETTSPDGVPAAFPAELPILDAVCTAAAQCVERAIVDAILSATSVAGIPSYRDVFPSAFGAAE
- a CDS encoding cyclic nucleotide-degrading phosphodiesterase encodes the protein MRITVLGCSGSVSGPDSAASGYLLTAPGTPPVVMDFGPGVLGALQRYADPGEATILLSHLHADHCLDMPGLLVWRRYHPNRPAGRALVYGPADSACRIGVASAECGGELDDISDTIDLRGWSDGQVVEIGELTVQARQVNHPPESYGFRVTSANGRTLVYTGDTGMCESVVELARGADILLSEASWTHAADRPEGIHLSGTEAGQIAARAGVGELLLTHIPPWTSREDVIAEAKAEFSGPVHAVSAGDVYVV
- a CDS encoding maleylpyruvate isomerase family mycothiol-dependent enzyme, translating into MNYQFSDVQGHPWLGPPIDTRPLFAPEQAALIATLRGLAPADWRKEAVPGWTVRDLAAHLLGDFYGRLARDRDGQVGPGFAPGETLEAFIDRINEEWVVAFSRVSPAALIDTLDLVGGQVVRYFESASLDALSLGVSWAGVDPAPMWLDLARELTEFWTHRQQIRHATGQGTDPDPQSMSVVLDTFMRALPHTLRDTTAPVGTQLRMCVDGPAGGTWTATAAEDRWSLAEPDLGHPAAIVHLDAETTWRLCTRGIQPDTALARAGIEGDRAVAEAACRIVSIIV